One Helicobacter cetorum MIT 00-7128 DNA window includes the following coding sequences:
- a CDS encoding M24 family metallopeptidase — protein sequence MSQLNQESNQSHFTLDENAMFFECAYSCDNALFLQLEERAFFITDSRYTQEARENIKPKDGKSVEVIETSDLVSKALELIQKSSVKKLFFDPNFVNLQTYKRLESVINGKVILEGIVNYHRQKRIIKTSHELELLKKSQALNVEAFDNFAKYVKTIFGQEKSLSECFLQHKVKDFLTRDGLYNLSFEPILAFNANASKPHALPSAKDFLNNEDSFLLDMGIKYERYCSDRTRTAFFDSKNFNFQKEQTFKDKEHQKIYDIVKKAQENAITNIRAGMTGKEADNLARKVIEEQGYGKYFTHSTGHGIGLDIHELPFISPRSETILEEGMVFSIEPGIYIPGFFGVRIEDLVVIKNSKAEVI from the coding sequence ATGAGCCAATTGAATCAAGAGAGCAACCAATCGCATTTTACCCTAGATGAAAATGCCATGTTCTTTGAATGTGCCTATAGTTGCGATAATGCTTTGTTTTTGCAACTAGAGGAGCGTGCGTTTTTTATCACTGATTCTCGCTATACCCAAGAGGCTAGAGAAAATATTAAGCCTAAGGATGGCAAGAGTGTTGAGGTAATAGAGACAAGTGATTTGGTATCAAAGGCGCTTGAATTGATTCAAAAAAGCTCTGTTAAAAAACTCTTTTTTGACCCTAATTTTGTCAATTTGCAAACCTATAAGCGTTTGGAATCAGTCATAAATGGCAAAGTTATTTTAGAGGGTATAGTTAATTATCATCGCCAAAAACGCATTATTAAGACTTCGCATGAACTAGAGCTTTTGAAAAAATCTCAAGCCTTGAATGTTGAGGCATTTGATAATTTTGCTAAATATGTGAAGACGATTTTTGGTCAAGAAAAGTCATTGAGCGAGTGTTTTTTACAGCATAAAGTAAAGGATTTTTTGACTAGAGATGGTCTTTATAATCTGAGCTTTGAGCCAATCTTAGCGTTTAATGCCAATGCAAGTAAGCCCCATGCTTTGCCTAGTGCAAAAGATTTTCTTAATAATGAAGATAGCTTTCTTTTGGATATGGGAATTAAGTATGAGCGCTATTGCTCTGATAGGACCCGCACAGCTTTTTTTGATTCTAAGAATTTTAATTTCCAAAAAGAGCAAACCTTTAAAGACAAAGAACACCAAAAGATTTATGACATTGTTAAAAAAGCTCAAGAAAATGCCATTACAAACATTAGGGCAGGCATGACAGGTAAAGAGGCTGATAACTTAGCTAGAAAAGTTATAGAAGAGCAAGGTTATGGCAAGTATTTTACTCATAGCACAGGGCATGGCATTGGATTAGATATTCATGAACTTCCCTTTATTTCCCCACGAAGTGAAACAATACTAGAAGAAGGTATGGTTTTTTCTATAGAGCCCGGAATTTATATTCCCGGGTTTTTTGGGGTGCGCATTGAAGATTTAGTTGTAATTAAAAATTCTAAAGCTGAAGTTATCTAA
- a CDS encoding MinD/ParA family protein: protein MSNQASRLESFLSTKTSRSFFSDKGNTKFIAITSGKGGVGKSNVSANLAYSLYKKGYKVGVFDADIGLANLDVIFGVKTHKNILHALKGEAKLKEIVCAIEPGLCLIPGDSGEEILKYVSGVDGLDKFVDDEGILSSLDYIIIDTGAGIGATTQAFLNASDCVVVITTPDPSAITDAYACMKINSKNKDELFLMVNMVSQDKEGRATYDKLAKVAKNNIPSLSLHYLGALENSSLLKRCIRERKVLRKVAPNDLFSQAIDQVAFILTSKLEKGALEKPKEDFKSFFKRFLKYLG from the coding sequence ATGAGCAATCAAGCGAGTCGTTTAGAAAGTTTTCTTAGCACCAAGACTTCTAGAAGCTTTTTTTCTGATAAGGGTAACACGAAATTTATCGCTATAACAAGTGGTAAGGGCGGAGTTGGGAAATCCAATGTGAGTGCTAATTTGGCTTACTCTTTGTATAAGAAAGGCTATAAGGTAGGGGTTTTTGATGCGGATATTGGTCTAGCTAATTTAGATGTAATTTTTGGGGTAAAAACTCATAAAAATATTTTGCATGCCCTTAAGGGCGAGGCTAAACTCAAAGAGATTGTTTGTGCTATTGAACCGGGGCTTTGTCTTATTCCCGGCGATAGTGGCGAAGAGATTTTAAAATATGTTAGTGGTGTAGATGGTTTAGATAAATTTGTAGATGATGAGGGGATTTTAAGCTCTTTGGATTATATTATCATTGATACGGGAGCTGGAATTGGAGCTACTACGCAAGCATTTTTAAATGCAAGCGATTGTGTGGTAGTTATCACTACGCCTGACCCATCAGCCATTACTGATGCGTATGCGTGCATGAAAATCAACTCCAAAAATAAAGATGAGTTGTTTTTAATGGTAAATATGGTCTCTCAAGATAAAGAAGGTAGAGCAACTTATGACAAACTAGCCAAAGTGGCTAAGAATAATATTCCCTCATTAAGTTTGCATTATTTAGGGGCTTTAGAAAATAGCTCATTACTAAAGCGTTGTATTAGAGAGCGTAAAGTTTTGCGTAAGGTCGCTCCTAATGATTTGTTTTCTCAAGCGATTGACCAAGTGGCATTTATTTTAACTTCTAAGCTTGAAAAAGGTGCTTTAGAAAAGCCAAAAGAAGATTTTAAAAGTTTTTTCAAGCGGTTTTTAAAGTATTTGGGATAG
- a CDS encoding RNA polymerase sigma factor FliA: MILMMGNRMQDFDNFENSEALEKPKNVEKILNAYDKQQHHNQDELALQYLPAVRAMAFRLKERLPSSIDFNDLVSIGTEELIKLARRYESALNDSFWGYARMRVNGAMLDYLRSLDVVSRSSRKLIKNIDNETTKYLNEHGIEPNDEYLAQTLGEDIEKIREAKVASDVYALVPIDEQFNAIEQDQITKKIETEELLEHVQAILSTMGQREQTLIQLYYFEELNLSEIKEILGITESRISQIIKEVIKKVRKSLGANHG, translated from the coding sequence ATAATTTTGATGATGGGCAATAGAATGCAAGACTTTGATAATTTTGAAAACAGCGAGGCTTTAGAAAAGCCTAAAAATGTAGAGAAAATTCTCAATGCTTATGACAAGCAACAACACCACAATCAAGATGAATTAGCCCTGCAGTATTTACCAGCGGTGCGTGCTATGGCATTTCGCTTAAAAGAGCGCTTGCCTAGTTCTATTGATTTTAACGATTTGGTTTCTATTGGCACTGAAGAGTTAATCAAACTAGCAAGGCGTTATGAAAGTGCGCTTAATGACTCTTTTTGGGGCTATGCTAGAATGCGAGTTAATGGGGCAATGCTAGATTATTTGCGCTCTTTAGATGTGGTCTCTCGTTCTAGTAGAAAATTGATTAAAAATATTGATAATGAGACAACTAAATATCTTAATGAGCATGGAATAGAGCCTAATGATGAATATTTAGCGCAAACTTTAGGTGAAGATATTGAAAAAATTAGAGAGGCTAAAGTAGCTTCTGATGTGTATGCACTAGTGCCTATAGATGAGCAATTTAATGCGATTGAGCAAGACCAAATCACTAAAAAAATTGAGACTGAAGAATTATTAGAGCATGTGCAAGCCATTTTAAGCACCATGGGTCAAAGAGAGCAAACTCTTATCCAGCTTTATTATTTTGAAGAGTTGAATTTGAGTGAGATTAAAGAGATTTTAGGCATTACAGAATCACGCATTTCTCAAATTATTAAAGAAGTGATTAAAAAGGTGCGTAAGTCCTTAGGAGCAAATCATGGCTGA
- the flhA gene encoding flagellar biosynthesis protein FlhA: MASERSKTAFRKTFPILKRFLQSKDLAVVVFVIAILAIIIVPLPPFLLDFLLTISIALSVLIILIGLYIDKPTDFSAFPTLLLIVTLYRLALNVATTRMILTQGYKGPNNVSDIITAFGEFTVSGNYVIGAIIFSILVLVNLLVVTNGSTRVTEVRARFALDAMPGKQMAIDADLNSGLIDDKEAKKRRTALSQEADFYGAMDGASKFVKGDAIASIVITLINIIGGFLVGVFQRDMSVSFSASTFTILTIGDGLVGQIPALIIATATGIVATRTTQNEEEDFASKLITQLTNKSKTLVIVGAILLLFATIPGLPSFSLAFVGTLFLFVAWLISREGKDGLLTKFENYLGKKLGVDFNPKSPSIKTQAHAQTTSKPKSQEEIKREEEQAIDEVLKIEFLELALGYQLISLADIKQGGDLLERIRGIRKKIASDYGFLMPQIRIRDNLQLPPTHYEIKLKGIVIGDGAVMPDKFLAMNTGFVSKEIEGIPTKEPAFGMDALWIDAKDKEEAIIQGYTIIDPSTVIATHTSELVKKYAEDFITKDEVKALLERLAKDYPTIVDESKKIPTGAIRSVLQALLHEKIPIKDMLTILETITDIAPQVQNDVNILTEQVRARLSRVITNTFKSEDGNLKFLTFSTDTEQFLLNKLRENGSSKSLLLNVSELQKLIEIVSEESMKVLQKGVAPVILIVEPNLRKALSSQMEQARIDVVVLSHAELDPNSNFEALGTIHINF; encoded by the coding sequence ATGGCAAGCGAACGCTCAAAAACAGCATTTAGAAAAACCTTTCCTATCCTAAAACGCTTCTTGCAATCCAAAGACTTAGCGGTAGTTGTTTTTGTGATTGCGATTTTAGCTATTATTATTGTGCCACTACCGCCTTTTTTACTAGATTTTTTACTCACTATTTCAATCGCTCTATCAGTATTGATTATCTTAATTGGGCTTTATATTGATAAACCTACAGATTTTAGCGCTTTTCCTACTTTACTGCTTATTGTAACCTTGTATCGTCTAGCCTTAAATGTCGCCACCACTAGAATGATTTTAACTCAAGGCTATAAAGGACCTAATAATGTAAGTGATATTATCACAGCGTTTGGGGAATTTACCGTTAGCGGGAATTATGTCATTGGAGCGATAATTTTTAGTATTTTGGTGCTAGTGAATTTATTAGTTGTTACTAATGGTTCTACTAGGGTTACTGAAGTAAGAGCTAGATTTGCTTTAGATGCCATGCCCGGAAAACAAATGGCAATTGATGCAGATTTAAACTCAGGGCTTATTGATGATAAAGAGGCCAAAAAGCGACGCACCGCCTTAAGCCAAGAGGCAGATTTTTATGGCGCAATGGATGGTGCGAGCAAATTTGTTAAAGGTGATGCGATTGCCTCTATTGTCATTACGCTTATTAATATTATTGGGGGCTTTTTGGTAGGCGTGTTTCAAAGAGATATGAGCGTGAGTTTTAGTGCTAGCACTTTTACTATCCTAACCATTGGCGATGGGCTTGTAGGACAAATTCCTGCTTTAATTATTGCCACAGCTACCGGTATTGTCGCTACTCGCACCACACAAAACGAAGAAGAAGACTTTGCCTCCAAACTTATCACTCAACTTACCAACAAGAGTAAGACTTTAGTGATTGTGGGGGCGATACTATTACTCTTTGCTACCATTCCCGGACTTCCTAGTTTTTCTTTAGCATTTGTAGGGACACTCTTTTTATTTGTTGCTTGGCTTATTAGTAGAGAAGGAAAAGATGGCTTGCTTACTAAGTTTGAAAACTATTTAGGCAAAAAGTTAGGCGTTGATTTTAATCCAAAATCTCCTAGCATCAAAACACAAGCCCATGCCCAAACAACTAGCAAGCCTAAAAGCCAAGAAGAGATTAAAAGAGAAGAAGAACAAGCGATTGATGAAGTGTTAAAAATTGAATTTTTAGAGCTTGCTTTAGGTTATCAACTTATTAGTCTAGCTGATATTAAGCAAGGGGGCGATTTATTAGAAAGAATTAGAGGTATTAGAAAAAAGATTGCAAGCGATTATGGCTTTTTAATGCCTCAAATTAGAATTAGAGATAATTTGCAACTTCCCCCAACGCATTATGAAATCAAGCTTAAAGGTATAGTCATTGGCGATGGCGCTGTAATGCCTGATAAATTTCTAGCTATGAATACCGGATTTGTGAGTAAAGAAATTGAGGGAATCCCTACCAAAGAACCAGCTTTTGGCATGGATGCTCTATGGATTGATGCCAAGGATAAAGAAGAGGCGATTATTCAAGGCTATACTATCATTGACCCTAGCACAGTTATTGCTACGCACACAAGCGAATTAGTGAAAAAATATGCTGAAGACTTTATCACTAAAGATGAAGTTAAAGCACTCTTGGAGCGCTTGGCTAAAGATTATCCTACCATTGTAGATGAAAGTAAGAAAATCCCAACCGGTGCCATTCGCTCAGTCTTACAAGCCCTATTACATGAAAAAATCCCTATTAAAGATATGCTTACTATTTTAGAAACCATTACTGATATTGCGCCTCAAGTTCAAAATGATGTGAATATTTTAACCGAACAAGTTAGAGCAAGACTATCAAGAGTGATTACTAATACCTTTAAATCTGAAGATGGAAATTTAAAATTTCTAACTTTCTCTACAGATACTGAGCAATTCTTACTTAACAAATTGCGTGAAAATGGCTCTTCTAAGAGTTTGTTATTGAATGTGAGCGAATTGCAAAAACTCATTGAGATTGTTTCTGAAGAATCTATGAAAGTCTTACAAAAAGGCGTTGCGCCGGTTATTCTAATCGTAGAGCCAAATCTAAGAAAGGCTCTTTCTAGCCAAATGGAACAAGCTAGAATTGATGTGGTTGTTCTAAGCCATGCTGAATTAGACCCCAACTCTAATTTTGAGGCTCTAGGCACAATACATATTAATTTTTAA
- the aroQ gene encoding type II 3-dehydroquinate dehydratase → MKILVIQGPNLNMLGHRDPRLYGMVTLDQIHEMMQTFVKQSNLDLELEFFQTNFEGEIIDKIQESVGSDYEGIIINPGAFSHTSIAIADAIMLAGKPVIEVHLTNIQAREEFRKNSYTGAACGGVIMGFGPLGYNMALMGMVNILAEMKAFQEAQQNNPNGPVNN, encoded by the coding sequence ATGAAAATTTTAGTTATTCAAGGACCTAACTTGAACATGCTAGGGCATAGAGACCCTAGACTTTATGGAATGGTTACCTTAGATCAAATTCATGAAATGATGCAAACTTTTGTTAAGCAAAGCAACCTAGATTTAGAATTAGAATTTTTTCAAACTAATTTTGAAGGTGAAATCATTGATAAAATTCAAGAGAGTGTAGGCAGTGATTATGAGGGTATTATTATCAATCCTGGAGCGTTTAGCCACACTTCTATTGCGATTGCTGATGCGATTATGTTGGCAGGTAAGCCTGTGATTGAGGTGCATTTAACTAACATTCAAGCTAGAGAAGAATTTAGAAAAAATTCTTATACCGGAGCAGCATGTGGGGGCGTGATTATGGGATTTGGGCCACTTGGATACAATATGGCATTAATGGGTATGGTAAATATCTTAGCCGAGATGAAAGCCTTTCAAGAAGCTCAACAAAATAATCCCAATGGACCAGTAAATAACTAA
- the hsrA gene encoding homeostatic response regulator transcription factor HsrA, giving the protein MRVLLIENNSVLGDEIEKCLNERGFMADAVENLEDFEYYIGVRNYDLVMVSDKNAFNLVSKIKERHSSTVVLVSSDNPTSEEEISAFEQGADDYIAKPYRSIKALVARIEARLRFWGSNVIEIEDLIISPNEEKIVYKGREIEVKGKPFEVLTHLARHRDQIVSKEQLLDAIWEEPELVTPNVIEVAINQIRQKMDKPLNISTVETVRRRGYRFCYPKGGCEE; this is encoded by the coding sequence ATGCGTGTCTTACTTATTGAAAATAATTCTGTTTTAGGCGATGAAATTGAAAAATGCTTGAATGAGCGTGGCTTTATGGCTGATGCAGTAGAGAATTTAGAAGATTTTGAATACTACATTGGCGTTAGAAATTATGATTTAGTCATGGTTAGTGATAAAAATGCCTTTAATTTAGTTTCTAAAATTAAAGAAAGACATTCTTCTACTGTGGTGTTGGTTTCTTCAGATAATCCTACAAGCGAAGAAGAGATTAGTGCGTTTGAGCAAGGCGCAGATGATTACATTGCTAAGCCTTATCGTAGCATTAAGGCTCTTGTAGCAAGAATTGAGGCTCGTTTAAGATTTTGGGGCTCAAATGTCATTGAAATTGAAGATTTGATTATTAGTCCTAATGAGGAAAAGATTGTTTATAAGGGGCGTGAAATTGAAGTTAAAGGCAAGCCCTTTGAAGTGCTTACGCATTTAGCTAGACATAGAGACCAAATTGTTTCTAAAGAGCAACTTTTAGATGCTATTTGGGAAGAGCCAGAATTAGTTACTCCAAATGTGATTGAAGTGGCTATCAATCAAATCCGTCAAAAAATGGATAAGCCTCTTAATATCTCCACCGTAGAGACTGTGAGGCGTAGGGGTTATCGCTTTTGTTATCCTAAAGGAGGGTGTGAAGAATAG
- the rpsO gene encoding 30S ribosomal protein S15, whose protein sequence is MALNLEKKQEIIKAFALKENDTGSCEVQVALLSERIKYLTEHLKANPKDHSSRLGLLKLVAQRRNLLKYIKRTAHARYMDLIQKLGIKDR, encoded by the coding sequence ATGGCTTTAAATCTGGAGAAAAAGCAAGAAATCATTAAGGCATTCGCTCTTAAAGAGAATGACACTGGTTCTTGTGAAGTTCAAGTAGCGTTATTAAGTGAGAGAATCAAGTATCTAACAGAGCATTTAAAAGCTAATCCAAAAGACCATTCAAGTCGCTTAGGTCTTTTAAAATTAGTGGCTCAAAGACGCAATTTGTTAAAATATATCAAGCGCACTGCGCATGCAAGATATATGGATTTAATCCAAAAACTTGGCATTAAAGACAGATAG
- the flhF gene encoding flagellar biosynthesis protein FlhF translates to MKFYTYSGETAAEALKVAQSHHGVDALVFKTQEIRKKTLNSAGLYEIVVAVEGENGDDELPKEPLVPESLYEDNASEEDVVMQLSSTVEEMRKLAGVSKTTPNPKPLIKITPKETQDFSLDKMFLEPESPTISNSFANKTLKSDNNEQEKEHHQEIKRINTELHKITDSLKLIQNMFWDEKNPGGSLINIPQEFAEIYKIAKQSGMRSSHLDEIMQLSLELMPLRMRENSVTVKRYFREVLRKMILCRPEDLSLREKRILMLVGPTGVGKTTTLAKLAARYSKMLDKKYKVGIITLDNYRIGALEQLSWYANKMKMSIETVIDAKDFAKEIEALEYCDFILVDTTGHSQYDKQKIASLKEFVDGGYNIDVSLVLSVTTKYEDMKDIYDSFGVLGIDTLIFTKLDESRGLGNLFSLVHESQKPISYLSVGQEVPMDLKVATNEYLVDCMLDGFISPSKENT, encoded by the coding sequence GTGAAATTTTATACTTATAGTGGAGAGACAGCAGCTGAGGCTTTAAAAGTGGCTCAAAGCCATCATGGTGTAGATGCTTTAGTGTTTAAAACACAAGAAATTCGTAAAAAAACGCTTAATTCTGCAGGGCTTTATGAAATTGTTGTGGCAGTTGAGGGAGAGAATGGTGATGATGAGCTCCCCAAAGAGCCTTTAGTTCCAGAAAGCTTATATGAAGATAATGCAAGCGAAGAAGATGTGGTTATGCAACTTTCAAGCACCGTAGAAGAGATGCGTAAACTCGCTGGTGTTTCTAAAACTACCCCTAATCCAAAACCACTCATAAAGATTACTCCTAAAGAAACACAAGATTTTTCTTTAGATAAGATGTTTTTAGAGCCAGAAAGTCCTACAATAAGCAATAGCTTTGCTAATAAGACTTTAAAGAGCGATAATAATGAGCAAGAAAAAGAACATCATCAAGAAATCAAGCGCATCAATACCGAATTGCACAAGATAACTGATAGTTTAAAACTGATTCAAAACATGTTTTGGGACGAGAAAAATCCCGGTGGTAGTCTCATAAATATCCCTCAAGAATTTGCTGAAATCTATAAAATAGCCAAGCAAAGTGGGATGCGTTCAAGCCATTTAGATGAAATTATGCAATTAAGCTTGGAACTCATGCCTTTAAGAATGCGAGAAAATTCTGTTACGGTTAAGCGTTACTTTAGAGAAGTGTTGCGCAAGATGATATTGTGTCGCCCTGAAGATTTGAGTTTAAGAGAAAAGCGCATTTTAATGCTTGTAGGGCCTACGGGTGTGGGTAAGACTACCACTTTGGCAAAACTTGCTGCACGCTATTCTAAGATGTTAGACAAAAAATATAAGGTAGGTATTATCACTTTAGATAATTATCGTATTGGGGCTTTGGAACAATTAAGTTGGTATGCCAATAAGATGAAAATGAGCATAGAAACCGTTATTGATGCTAAAGATTTTGCCAAAGAAATTGAGGCTTTGGAGTATTGTGATTTTATTTTAGTAGATACTACAGGGCATTCGCAATATGACAAACAAAAAATTGCTAGTTTAAAAGAATTTGTAGATGGGGGGTATAATATTGATGTGTCTTTAGTGCTTTCAGTTACCACTAAATACGAAGATATGAAGGATATTTATGATTCTTTTGGGGTTTTAGGGATTGATACTTTGATTTTTACAAAACTAGATGAAAGTAGGGGATTAGGGAATTTATTTTCGCTTGTGCATGAGAGTCAAAAACCTATTAGCTATCTTTCTGTTGGACAAGAAGTGCCTATGGATTTAAAAGTAGCGACCAATGAATACTTAGTAGATTGCATGCTTGATGGCTTTATTAGTCCTAGTAAGGAAAATACATGA
- a CDS encoding DHH family phosphoesterase, giving the protein MQVYHLSHIDLDGYACQLISKQFFTKVQCYNANYGREVLARIYEILNAIAQSSETKILILISDLNLSLGEAQYLQDKVQEYRLQQKDIQIQLLDHHISGKEVAESFHWYFLDTSRSATKITYEFLKQHYTILEPSHTTWLDYLVEMVNSVDIWDTQGYGFELGKVCMRMVSQSTELNRFMFETENRNYKLKLLEEVKNYLFLENAPVAYDNDLFRLKKIALGGNPNTETMDTISSNAQVRLLSTKKEECCVYYQDKKGFLSYSMGGISVLANLFLVQNPDFDFYIDVNAKGNVSLRANGNCDVSALSKACFNGGGHKNASGGKIEGFKESFNYKDIKEQIEEILAHS; this is encoded by the coding sequence ATGCAAGTTTATCATCTTTCACACATTGATTTAGACGGCTATGCATGCCAGCTTATTTCAAAACAATTTTTTACCAAAGTTCAATGTTATAACGCTAATTATGGGCGTGAAGTTTTAGCACGCATTTATGAAATTCTAAATGCTATCGCTCAATCTAGTGAGACAAAAATTCTCATTCTCATTAGTGATTTAAATTTGAGTTTAGGTGAGGCACAATATTTACAAGATAAAGTTCAAGAATACCGCCTCCAACAAAAAGACATTCAAATCCAACTACTAGACCATCACATTAGCGGTAAAGAAGTGGCCGAGAGTTTTCATTGGTATTTTTTAGACACTAGTCGTTCTGCAACTAAAATCACTTATGAGTTTTTAAAACAACACTACACTATCTTAGAGCCTAGCCATACTACTTGGCTAGATTATTTAGTAGAAATGGTTAATTCGGTGGATATTTGGGACACACAAGGCTATGGTTTTGAGTTGGGGAAAGTTTGCATGCGCATGGTTAGTCAAAGCACCGAATTAAACCGCTTTATGTTTGAAACAGAAAACCGCAATTACAAATTAAAACTTTTAGAAGAAGTTAAAAATTATTTATTCTTAGAAAATGCTCCCGTAGCCTATGATAACGACCTTTTTAGGCTGAAAAAAATCGCTCTAGGGGGCAATCCTAACACAGAAACTATGGACACTATCTCTTCTAACGCACAAGTGCGCTTACTATCAACAAAGAAAGAAGAATGCTGTGTTTATTACCAAGACAAAAAAGGGTTTTTAAGTTATTCTATGGGGGGTATTAGCGTTTTAGCAAATCTTTTCTTGGTGCAAAACCCCGACTTTGATTTTTATATAGATGTGAATGCTAAAGGAAATGTGAGTTTAAGGGCTAATGGAAATTGCGATGTGAGTGCTTTAAGCAAGGCTTGCTTTAATGGAGGCGGACATAAAAACGCTAGTGGGGGTAAAATAGAGGGCTTTAAAGAAAGTTTTAATTATAAAGACATAAAAGAGCAAATAGAAGAAATTTTAGCTCATAGCTAA
- a CDS encoding O-antigen ligase family protein translates to MFISSILMFLSVLPNMFLDNGFLFSLRSLNMPLVYVLGALGIFCLFNTYKQISLNPKWLFKSMLIATCINAFIACLQVSYHKIYHHSSYRADGFSTIVGFSTLSAIAGFGCFAYALGQENSKERYKYSLGIILAFLIVLLNDTRSALLAFMATFLAIVIWALITDKNKKRLLVHVLVLLCVFGGIFALNKMLFVAEQSIDEKTQFQKDIELYEQKNDPNSSIGMRLARWKEAIEIFKMSPLIGMSIKTRCDKQAEIIERAKSYRDPSTVDCKEKYDNEFFNTLASQGLVGIIVLIYFLGSIFILFYKRLKDSLFSYSQDFSYVAINLMLLGMVIYYVVLCIGFDPFHFFIEGSFFVAMVLMGVLMRASSKR, encoded by the coding sequence GTGTTTATATCTTCAATTTTGATGTTTCTAAGCGTATTGCCTAATATGTTTTTGGATAATGGTTTTTTATTTAGTCTGCGTTCGCTCAATATGCCTTTGGTGTATGTATTGGGGGCTTTAGGGATTTTTTGTTTGTTTAATACCTATAAACAAATATCATTAAATCCAAAATGGCTTTTTAAATCCATGCTTATAGCAACTTGCATAAACGCCTTTATAGCTTGCTTGCAAGTCTCATATCATAAAATTTATCATCACAGCTCGTATCGTGCAGACGGATTTAGCACTATTGTGGGGTTTTCAACTTTGAGTGCGATTGCAGGTTTTGGTTGTTTTGCTTATGCTTTAGGGCAAGAAAATTCTAAAGAGCGCTATAAATATTCTTTAGGCATCATCTTAGCTTTTTTAATCGTTTTATTGAATGATACAAGAAGTGCGTTATTAGCTTTTATGGCTACTTTTTTAGCAATAGTAATTTGGGCGTTAATAACAGATAAGAATAAAAAACGCTTATTAGTGCATGTATTGGTCTTATTATGTGTATTTGGGGGAATTTTTGCGCTTAATAAGATGTTGTTTGTAGCTGAGCAATCTATTGATGAAAAAACGCAGTTTCAAAAAGACATTGAACTCTATGAGCAAAAAAATGACCCAAACAGCAGTATAGGCATGCGCTTAGCTAGGTGGAAAGAGGCGATAGAAATTTTTAAAATGTCGCCCTTAATTGGCATGAGCATTAAAACTCGTTGCGATAAACAAGCTGAAATTATTGAGCGTGCTAAATCTTATAGAGACCCTAGCACAGTGGATTGTAAAGAAAAATATGATAATGAGTTTTTTAACACTTTAGCATCTCAAGGATTAGTAGGGATTATAGTGCTTATCTATTTTTTAGGGAGTATTTTTATTCTGTTTTATAAACGCCTTAAAGATAGCTTATTTTCTTATTCGCAAGACTTTTCTTATGTGGCTATCAATTTAATGCTGTTAGGTATGGTTATTTATTATGTAGTGTTATGTATTGGGTTTGACCCTTTTCACTTTTTTATTGAGGGGAGTTTTTTTGTTGCAATGGTGCTTATGGGTGTTCTTATGAGAGCAAGTTCCAAGCGCTAA
- the folK gene encoding 2-amino-4-hydroxy-6-hydroxymethyldihydropteridine diphosphokinase — translation MREILLTRFFPSDSKARVHFKNRVVLGLGANMKNPLKTLEQCYLWLKNHSAIGKVFSSPIYLNPPFGYLKQAPFYNATLVLRTSLNLRKFFALVFYVERRFGRKRKREFKDAPRTLDIDIIAFNKIVLNQAYLTLPHPKWSERESVLVPLALQQVLVKKGGLG, via the coding sequence ATGCGAGAGATTCTTTTGACCCGTTTTTTTCCAAGTGATTCTAAAGCTAGAGTGCATTTCAAAAATAGGGTTGTGTTAGGACTTGGTGCTAATATGAAAAATCCTTTAAAAACTTTAGAGCAATGCTACTTATGGCTTAAGAATCATAGCGCTATAGGCAAAGTTTTTTCTTCGCCTATTTATCTAAACCCTCCTTTTGGCTATCTCAAACAGGCTCCTTTTTATAATGCGACCCTTGTGCTTAGAACGAGTTTGAATTTGCGTAAATTCTTTGCTTTAGTTTTTTATGTAGAGAGGCGTTTTGGACGCAAGAGAAAGCGTGAGTTTAAAGATGCTCCAAGAACCTTAGATATTGATATTATAGCCTTTAATAAAATTGTTTTAAATCAAGCTTATTTAACTTTGCCTCACCCTAAATGGAGTGAGCGAGAGTCTGTATTAGTGCCTTTAGCGTTGCAACAAGTCCTTGTAAAGAAAGGGGGATTAGGGTGA